The Sphaeramia orbicularis chromosome 16, fSphaOr1.1, whole genome shotgun sequence genome window below encodes:
- the pomgnt2 gene encoding protein O-linked-mannose beta-1,4-N-acetylglucosaminyltransferase 2: MRASVAGCRMSVGALLNGLLVSVVAALLWKYSKLSEHAALLEEELHMTRQSQELSQARIDYHVALQALQEHGTRMVCTGKMHTDRICRFDYLCYCSEAEEFVFFHSNSSVMLPNLGSRRFQPALLDLSSVEDHNTQYFNFLELPAAALKFMPKPVFVPDVTLILNRFNPDNLMHVFHDDLLPAFYTMRQYSDLDDEARLVFMEGWGEGPHFELYRLLSSKQPLLKEQLRNFGKLMCFTKSYVGLSKMTTWYQYGFVQPQGPKANILVSGNEIRQFARALMEKMNITGVEEAEKDGGSAEDEKDKDKKDEYIVVFSRSTTRLILNEAELIMALAQEFQKRVVTVSLEEQSFPSIVQVISGCSMLVSMHGAQLITSLFLPRGAVVVELFPFAVNPEQYTPYKTLASLPGIDLHYISWRNTEEENTVTHPDRPWEQGGISHLEKDEQERILASKDVPRHLCCRNPEWLFRIYQDTLVDIPSFLDALKEGMKTKPVSKKSKPASTVHPGRVREPQCQTSVQTTSEAKLTVSWQIPWNLKYLKVREVKYEVWIQEQGENTYMPYILPQQNYTFSENIKPFTTYLVWVRCIFNKNLLGPFADVLMCRT, translated from the coding sequence ATGCGGGCTTCAGTGGCAGGCTGCAGGATGAGCGTGGGCGCGCTCCTTAACGGGCTACTGGTCTCCGTGGTGGCGGCCCTGCTTTGGAAGTACTCCAAGCTGAGCGAGCACGCCGCCCTGCTGGAGGAAGAGCTGCACATGACACGGCAGTCCCAGGAGCTCTCGCAGGCCCGCATCGACTACCACGTGGCCCTGCAGGCTCTCCAGGAACACGGCACCCGCATGGTCTGCACTGGGAAGATGCACACGGACCGCATCTGCCGCTTCGACTACCTCTGCTACTGCTCCGAGGCAGAGGAGTTCGTCTTCTTCCACTCCAATTCTTCTGTCATGCTGCCGAATTTGGGGTCGAGGCGTTTTCAACCTGCTCTCCTGGATCTGTCCTCGGTAGAAGATCACAACACGCAGTACTTCAACTTCTTAGAGCTCCCAGCTGCTGCACTGAAGTTCATGCCCAAGCCTGTATTTGTACCAGATGTGACACTGATCCTAAACCGGTTTAACCCAGACAACCTAATGCATGTATTCCACGATGACCTCCTCCCAGCTTTCTATACCATGAGACAGTATTCGGACTTAGACGACGAGGCCCGTCTCGTGTTCATGGAGGGATGGGGTGAAGGGCCGCACTTCGAACTCTACCGACTCCTCAGCAGCAAGCAGCCTTTACTCAAAGAACAGCTTAGGAACTTTGGGAAGCTGATGTGTTTCACTAAATCTTACGTTGGGTTGTCCAAGATGACCACCTGGTACCAGTACGGTTTCGTCCAGCCACAGGGACCAAAAGCGAACATCCTGGTCTCGGGGAACGAGATCCGTCAGTTCGCTAGGGCTCTGATGGAGAAAATGAACATCACGGGGGTGGAAGAGGCCGAGAAGGACGGAGGCAGTGCCGAGGACGAGAAGGACAAAGACAAAAAGGACGAATACATTGTCGTTTTTAGTCGATCGACGACAAGACTCATCCTCAACGAAGCAGAGCTGATTATGGCGCTGGCTCAGGAGTTCCAGAAGAGGGTGGTCACAGTGTCCCTGGAGGAGCAGTCGTTCCCCAGTATCGTCCAGGTCATCAGTGGGTGTTCCATGTTGGTCAGTATGCACGGAGCCCAGCTCATCACCTCACTCTTCCTTCCCAGGGGGGCTGTTGTGGTTGAGCTTTTCCCATTTGCTGTGAACCCTGAACAGTACACACCTTATAAAACCCTAGCGTCCCTTCCTGGCATTGACCTCCACTATATTTCGTGGAGAAACACTGAGGAGGAGAACACTGTTACCCACCCAGACCGACCCTGGGAACAAGGAGGCATCAGCCACTTGGAAAAAGATGAGCAGGAGCGAATTCTGGCCAGCAAAGACGTCCCGAGGCACCTGTGCTGCCGCAACCCGGAGTGGCTTTTCCGGATCTACCAGGACACTTTAGTAGATATACCTTCGTTCTTGGACGCGCTCAAAGAGGGCATGAAGACCAAGCCCGTCTCGAAGAAGTCCAAGCCGGCCAGCACGGTCCATCCAGGCCGGGTCAGAGAGCCTCAGTGTCAGACGTCGGTACAAACGACCAGCGAGGCTAAGCTCACGGTGTCCTGGCAGATCCCGTGGAATCTGAAATACCTGAAGGTACGAGAGGTCAAGTACGAGGTGTGGATTCAGGAGCAGGGAGAGAACACCTACATGCCTTATATCCTCCCCCAACAGAACTACACCTTTTCAGAGAACATCAAACCCTTCACCACCTACCTGGTGTGGGTCAGGTGTATATTCAACAAGAACCTTCTGGGACCCTTCGCAGATGTTCTCATGTGTCGGACCTAA